One genomic window of Solanum stenotomum isolate F172 chromosome 9, ASM1918654v1, whole genome shotgun sequence includes the following:
- the LOC125877852 gene encoding uncharacterized protein LOC125877852, whose protein sequence is MGTFVKLLDLLLFVYFLLIAIVAPLFDGQVALPKHIFPPVLVDLKSWYTQQYGDYLVSEKPHFFVGLIWLELLFAWPLSVLSLYAIAAGKSWIKTTSLMYGVSTLTAMVAILSEMKGSAKASDKLLMVYYPFLGFAVLAILRGLLPHSSKSVSIGKGSAISRKKRA, encoded by the exons ATGGGTACTTTTGTTAAGCTATTGGACTTGCTTCTTTTCGTTTACTTCTTGTTAATCGCCATTGTTGCACCACTCTTTGATGGCCAAGTTGCCCTTCCTAAACATATATTTCCTCCTGTGTTGGTTGACCTAAAGAGCTGGTACACTCAACAATATGGTGATTATTTGGTTTCTgagaaaccccatttctttgtTGGCTTAATCTGGCTGGAGCTCCTCTTTGCTTGGCCCCTTTCCGTCCTTAGTCTTTATGCCATTGCAGCTGGAAAATCTTGGATTAAAACTACGTCCTTGATGTATGGTGTTTCCACTCTCACGGCAATG GTGGCGATTCTAAGTGAAATGAAGGGTTCCGCGAAAGCATCAGACAAGTTGTTGATGGTGTACTATCCATTTCTAGGATTTGCTGTTTTAGCGATTTTACGTGGTTTACTACCTCATTCTAGCAAGAGTGTTAGCATTGGAAAAGGATCCGCGATAAGCAGGAAGAAGAGGGCTTAA
- the LOC125876721 gene encoding septum-promoting GTP-binding protein 1-like, translated as MRKCILLCYRRMFKLNRKRKIICRVAVLQKYVKSFWNQIVGCCIGYKSIKYRKLSHHHHSSSITTTTATPSPSGRAVSAPLEDLVALKICVLGDNQIGKTSFLTKYVGKESTSITGLNQMDKILCVKGARISYTIWEVQGDVSASTQISTACKNSVAMLFMFDLTSRRTLKSVISWYQQALQWNQTAIPVLIGTKFDDFVQLPLDVQWTISNQARAYAKALNATLFFSSATYNINVNKIFKFITAKLFNLPWTMERNLTIGEPIIDF; from the exons ATGAGGAAGTGTATACTACTTTGCTACAGAAGAATGTTTAAGTTGAACAGAAAGAGGAAAATAATCTGCAGGGTAGCAGTACTTCAAAAGTATGTGAAGTCATTTTGGAACCAAATTGTTGGTTGTTGTATAGGCTATAAGTCCATCAAGTATAGAAAATTGTCACACCACCACCATTCATCTtccatcaccaccaccaccgcGACCCCCTCGCCATCTGGCAGGGCGGTCTCCGCGCCATTGGAGGATTTGGTTGCCTTGAAGATATGTGTATTGGGTGATAACCAAATTGGCAAGACAAGTTTCttg ACAAAGTATGTAGGAAAGGAGAGTACTTCAATAACAGGGTTAAATCAAATGGATAAAATTCTGTGTGTTAAAGGGGCAAGAATCTCATATACTATATGGGAAGTTCAAG GTGATGTTTCTGCATCTACTCAGATTTCAACAGCTTGTAAAAACTCTGTAGCAATGTTATTCATGTTTGATCTAACAAGTCGACGTACACTGAAGAG TGTTATCAGTTGGTATCAACAAGCACTACAATGGAATCAG aCAGCAATTCCAGTATTGATAGGAACAAAGTTTGATGATTTTGTGCAGTTACCATTAGATGTGCAATGGACCATTTCAAATCAG GCAAGAGCATATGCAAAAGCACTGAATGCAACCCTATTTTTCTCAAGTGCAACATACAACATAAATGTGAACAAGATATTCAAGTTCATCACAGCCAAGCTATTCAATTTACCATGGACAATGGAACGTAACCTCACCATTGGAGAACCCATCATTGACTTCTAG
- the LOC125877773 gene encoding uncharacterized protein LOC125877773 has protein sequence MSSPVPRRESPWGLPEGDNRQPKAHRCNDRVEDVVQACFEGNPFKTIPGPFKLFWRCMRSKPGEEPTEPFYYLQLEPPKREVHLE, from the exons ATGAGTTCTCCAGTTCCCAGAAGAGAGAGTCCATGGGGTTTGCCGGAAGGTGATAACAGACAACCTAAGGCCCATAGATGCAACGACCGTGTTGAGGATGTTGTTCAG GCATGTTTTGAAGGCAATCCATTTAAAACGATACCGGGGCCTTTCAAGCTATTCTGGAGGTGCATGCGTTCTAAGCCTGG GGAAGAGCCTACTGAGCCATTCTACTACTTGCAATTGGAACCTCCCAAGAGAGAAGTGCACCTTGAGTAG
- the LOC125876603 gene encoding glucose-6-phosphate/phosphate translocator 2, chloroplastic-like — MAFSSVKYFGLSTTFDPLHKNLFSSKPCVSSFFSKKIALPKCDKANNIMSKKPLYVSAVSGFGHVNEPNESKSRDPLVQCNAYEASRPPISIEFDETVAAHKFKIGLYFATWWALNVVFNIYNKKVLNAFPFPWLTSTLSLAAGSFIMLVSWATRIAETPKTDIDFLKALFPVAVAHTIGHVAATVSMSKVAVSFTHIIKSGEPAFSVLVSSLFLGQTFPLPLYLSLVPIIGGCALAAITELNFNLTGFMGAMISNLAFVFRNIFSKKGMKGKSVGGMNYYACLSMMSLLILTPFAIAVEGPKVWALGWQNAVSQIGPNFIWWVVAQSVFYHLYNQVSYMSLNEISPLTFSIGNTMKRIVVIVSSIIIFQNPIQPVNALGATIAIFGTFLYSQAKQLEKFGKKDE, encoded by the exons atggcCTTTTCTTCAGTAAAATATTTTGGACTTTCCACAACTTTTGATCCCCTACATAAAAACCTCTTTAGTTCAAAACCTTGtgtttcatcatttttttccaagaaaattGCCCTGCCAAAATGTGACAAGGCCAATAATATTATGTCCAAAAAGCCTTTATATGTTTCAGCAGTGAGTGGATTTGGGCATGTTAATGAACCAAATGAATCAAAATCTAGGGACCCTTTAGTCCAATGTAATGCCTACGAAGCTAGTAGGCCACCAATTAGCATTGAATTTGATGAGACTGTTGCTGCTCATAAATTCAAGATTGGGTTATATTTTGCAACATGGTGGGCTCTGAATGtggtattcaatatttataacAAGAAAGTGTTGAATGCTTTTCCATTTCCATGGCTTACTTCAACTCTATCACTTGCTGCTGGCTCATTCATAATGTTAGTTTCTTGGGCTACAAGAATTGCTGAAACTCCAAAGACTGATATTGATTTCTTGAAAGCTCTGTTTCCT GTTGCTGTGGCACATACAATTGGACATGTTGCTGCAACAGTTAGCATGTCAAAAGTTGCAGTTTCATTCACACACATAATCAAGAGTGGAGAGCCTGCTTTCAGTGTTTTGGTTTCAAGTTTGTTTTTGGGCCAAACTTTTCCATTGCCACTTTATCTTTCACTTGTGCCAATTATTGGTGGTTGTGCACTTGCTGCTATTACTGAGCTCAATTTTAATCTAACTG GGTTCATGGGGGCTATGATATCAAACTTGGCATTTGTATTTAGaaacatattttcaaagaaaggGATGAAAGGGAAATCTGTTGGAGGAATGAATTACTATGCTTGTCTTTCCATGATGTCCCTTTTGATTCTTACACCCTTTGCCATTGCTGTTGAGGGTCCAAAAGTATGGGCACTTGGATGGCAAAATGCAGTCTCCCAAATTGGCCCTAATTTTATATG GTGGGTGGTGGCACAGAGTGTGTTCTATCACTTGTACAATCAAGTGTCCTATATGTCCCTAAATGAAATTTCTCCATTGACATTTAGCATTGGTAACACTATGAAGAGAATTGTTGTGATAGTTTCCTCCATCATCATTTTCCAAAATCCAATTCAACCAGTCAATGCCCTTGGTGCTACCATTGCAATTTTTGGAACTTTCCTCTACTCACAg GCAAAACAATTAGAGAAGTTTGGCAAGAAGGATGAATGA
- the LOC125876607 gene encoding vascular-related unknown protein 1-like → MDSYKNQEETSDHNDAQEESGWTTYLEDFSMEQHNNNSENSTYCDSFGSPSLLSDAASHAVWNNCNNNNYGSPFLKRLNLKKPRNKKISDPDLEDTASSPVNSPKVSFNKQMDINYRRINNNNGNFLGFEGGSRQQQEMETIERNNTMCFDEKNKSDMGLKKKGLCLVPLSMLVNYRS, encoded by the exons ATGGATTCATATAAGAATCAAGAAGAAACAAGTGATCATAATGATGCACAAGAAGAAAGTGGATGGACAACTTATTTGGAGGATTTTTCAATGGAACAACATAACAATAATAGTGAAAATAGCACATATTGTGATAGTTTTGGAAGTCCCTCTTTGTTGTCTGATGCTGCTTCTCATGCTGTTTGGAACAATTGTAACAACAATAATTATGGGTCACCATTTCTTAAGAGATTGAATTTGAAGAAACCAAGGAACAAGAAAATCTCTGATCCTGATTTAGAAGACACTGCTAGCTCACCTGTCAATAGTCCTAAG GTAAGTTTTAATAAGCAAATGGACATCAATTACCGAAgaataaacaacaataatggAAATTTTctg GGGTTTGAAGGTGGCTCTAGACAACAACAAGAAATGGAGACAATAGAAAGAAATAATACTATGTGTTTTGATGAAAAGAACAAAAGTGATATGGGCCTCAAGAAGAAGGGACTTTGTTTGGTGCCTTTGTCCATGTTGGTCAACTATAGAAGTTGA